CACCATCGAGATCGCCAATAGCCATTCCTGTGACAGTGAAACCGAGGTTAATTGTCTTACTGGGGCCTATGTCAAAGGTCCCATCTGTTTTTTGAAAAAATAATTCGATCGTCTTGTTAACTCGACTCCCAACCGCGATATCCTTCAGACTATCGTTATTGAAATCGCCGACACCAACGAATGCTGGGTCAATTCTTGTTCGAAGTGTTGTTGAAAACAAATCGAAGATTTCAGGGGGAGTAGTGTCGCCTTCAACGAGAAAATGCGGTGCTTGGGAAATGATCGTTTGATGTTGTTCCATTTCAAGTGTCTCAAGGCTGAGTGGAACTGTGATTATCAGCAGGACAGATAAGAGCACAGCTCCACAAAACTTGTTCATCTGACCCCCTTGGTTTTGTGTTATAACGGCTCCTTATGTTATATATATTTCTTTTGTATTAAAAAGCTGGTTTCGTGAGAATCTAACTCATCATTATCGCATGGCCGGGGATTACGAAATAGTAAATTCGAATGATCGATGATAAATAAGTTCGTTAATAATCAGCACGATTCAGAACTTTTTCTCGTAAGCAAGAAAATCATTTTTCATAATCACTTATGATAATTTTTTCGTAACATGCATATTTGGGTAATTTAAGAATACTACCTTATGTTGGAAGGGATGGACCTCAAAGGTCTCAGATTGGCACTCGATTTTGAGGGAGGCAGGATACTTTCGCTCGTCTCATCAGAACCAAAAACTGCAAAGGAGATCTCACAAATTTTAAAGATTCCCTTGACAAGATGCTATCGTCAACTGCGTGCATTGGAGCAATATAATCTGATCACAAAGAACAAGAAGAGAAAACGGGGAGAGCTCTATATGTCTAACTTGTGGTCTTTTAAAATCATCATTGATCATACGAAGTTTTCACATGAAATCGTATTCAACGATGGCCGGAGAAGGATAATCGAATTTGAAATGGGATGCGAGACAGAGTAGATTTAATCAAGACATCCTCCCTAAATTCTTTCGAAATTCAATATGAGATCGTGTTAGCTAGTCATCCAGTTGATAAACATCCGAATTTCTAAAGGACTTTGACCGAATACTAAATAGACCGGATAAATGAATAACTGTCTGTGCGTGCATCACTTCGCATGGGATCAATCAAGGGAATTCCCATTTACTTTCACTTCACTTTTCTCATCATTATTCCCATCTTTGCGACATTTTTCGCATTTACCGGGGTGAAAATTAACGGCTTCGTTCTTGGCTTTTCATCCCTTAATGTCTCTTTCCCTGCTAAGTTGGTGCTCGGCGCCATTTGTGCGATCCTTTTTTTCCTCACAATCCTCCTTCATGAGATTGGTCACTCTCTCATCGCGCTGAAGCACGGTTATCGCATTAAGAGCATCACCCTTTTCTTGTTTGGCGGTGTTGCGCAACTAGAGGACACGCCTCGTGATCCAAAAGTTGAGGGTATCATGGCATTCGTCGGTCCTGCGACGAGTTTTGCTATCGGATTTGTCCTCATTCCGATTGCGCTACTTCTCAACGATCTTTCGCGAGGAAACACACCCATTCAAGCTCTAAAGATCATGTGCGGTACGATTGGTTTTTACAATCTGTTGCTTGGTGGATTCAATCTCATTCCTGCCTTTCCAATGGACGGAGGCAGGATTCTGCGGTCGATACTCGCGTCCCGACTTGGAATGCTAAAGGCAACGGACATAGCTGTTAAGGTTGGCAAGGGAATCGCCGTCGTAATGATCGTGATCGGCATCGTCTTCTTCGATATTTTCATCGTGCTCGTTGCACTTTTCATCTATGCAGGCGCATCGGAAGAGGCACAGATGACGAAACTCATGTTCGCTCTCGACGGCGTCAAGGTACGCGCGATCATGAATTCGCAAATTTACTGGCTTGAACCATCGACGAGTGTTGATGAAGCTCTGAAGAGAATGATATTGGAACGACGCATATCGTATCCTGTCGTCGAGAAGGGTGTGCTTCTAGGCATCATTACTGCTGAAGCGATCGCTCGTGTTCCTTTGAATGAGAGGAGTAATGTGACAATAGCTCAAATCGTCAATCGCTCAATGCCCTATGTGAGGGATTACATGGATGCCTCCGAAATACTCAAAATCATGTCACCACAAAATGATTTTGTGATCGTTTTGGACGCACGGGATGAGTTCGTCGGAAGCGTTTCAAGAGATGAATTCAAGAGAATCGTCACGCTGTTCGCTGTTCAGAAGGGAATCTGGCTCAATTAGAGAATCCAAGATCATTCGATCCTCGCATTTTCGAGGCAGCGATATATTTCATTCGCAATTGACTCAGCTCTCTCCTTTTCTTGGATCGGCCGGATCATCAAACGTCCATTCGTGTAGATGGTCATTTCAACGTCTTTCAGTCTTGCAATAATCATCACGCCTGGATTAATAATCTCCATTCCATTTTTCCTAAGAATCTCGGCCACCCGACTCAGGTCGAACCGGACTATTTCCTGCGGCACAACTGAAAAAGCATCGCCTGTGCACAGTCTAACGATCTTGAACCTCATTTCCATCGATTTCCTTCAAAAGCGCTCGCACATTCTCCTTGAATTCCTCAAGTGTCCCTTCGTTAACTATCACATAGTCCGCGAGGGCGATGAGATTACCTAGTCCCCATCCGAGTTCTCTTTGATCCCTCTCCTGAAACTGTTCAAAATTCGCTGGAGCGTCCGATCGATTTCTCCTTCTGAGGCGATCGTATCGCGTTTTTGCCGACGCATGAATCGCAATGACGATCAAATCCTCACCAAATGCATCTTTGAATATGGATAGTTCCGATTCTCCTCTGCAACCATCAATGACCGTTTTCTTACTTTTGACCAAGGGGACTGTTCTCTTTGCCCAGATATCGTATCCATATTTCAATCTCTCCGAGTGAGCGAAATTTCCGATACTCTGATCATCCGATGTGATCTTCTTTTCTATCGCCTCCATTCGTACAACATCGCCCATTCTCACGACATCGAACCCCATTTCTTTCGAGACTTTGACGAACTCCTCCTTGCCCGCACCTGGCATGCCGGTCACGATGATCACTTTCATATCATCACCGATGTGTTTTGTGCTAAGAATCCGTTCCTATCAAAGTCATGTGAAAAGAGATTTCGCTAGCGCTTTCAAATTCGAAGGATCCATATCTAAATCGGCGCAGACCTTG
This region of Methanomassiliicoccales archaeon genomic DNA includes:
- the fliE gene encoding flagellar hook-basal body complex protein FliE; protein product: MKVIIVTGMPGAGKEEFVKVSKEMGFDVVRMGDVVRMEAIEKKITSDDQSIGNFAHSERLKYGYDIWAKRTVPLVKSKKTVIDGCRGESELSIFKDAFGEDLIVIAIHASAKTRYDRLRRRNRSDAPANFEQFQERDQRELGWGLGNLIALADYVIVNEGTLEEFKENVRALLKEIDGNEVQDR
- a CDS encoding ArsR family transcriptional regulator is translated as MLEGMDLKGLRLALDFEGGRILSLVSSEPKTAKEISQILKIPLTRCYRQLRALEQYNLITKNKKRKRGELYMSNLWSFKIIIDHTKFSHEIVFNDGRRRIIEFEMGCETE
- a CDS encoding site-2 protease family protein → MGSIKGIPIYFHFTFLIIIPIFATFFAFTGVKINGFVLGFSSLNVSFPAKLVLGAICAILFFLTILLHEIGHSLIALKHGYRIKSITLFLFGGVAQLEDTPRDPKVEGIMAFVGPATSFAIGFVLIPIALLLNDLSRGNTPIQALKIMCGTIGFYNLLLGGFNLIPAFPMDGGRILRSILASRLGMLKATDIAVKVGKGIAVVMIVIGIVFFDIFIVLVALFIYAGASEEAQMTKLMFALDGVKVRAIMNSQIYWLEPSTSVDEALKRMILERRISYPVVEKGVLLGIITAEAIARVPLNERSNVTIAQIVNRSMPYVRDYMDASEILKIMSPQNDFVIVLDARDEFVGSVSRDEFKRIVTLFAVQKGIWLN